The sequence below is a genomic window from Nitrobacter winogradskyi Nb-255.
GCAGGACGCCGAGAGCGCGGTGGTGTACGTCATGGAGGAGATGGGCATCGGCGCCGAGGCCTGGCCGACCTACTTCACCCGCGTGCTCACCCGGCTGCACGGCTGGACCGGCTTCGTGCGCTGGCGGGCGTCGGCCAAACATTACTATTGGGCGCAGCAGTACCCGGCCGATATCGTCGATCTGCTGGCGATCCGGCTGGTCATGGGGCTGGCGCTGCTGCAGGAAAGCGCGCGCCATCGCGGCACGCCGATGCGGCGTGACGATCTTGGCGCCGTGGTGCGCGAACGCGGCGCGGAATGCGTGCTGCGGTACGCGCTGCACAGCGGCGAGGTGCTGCCCGACTGGGCGCAGCGGATCGACGACACGCTGTCGCGCGGCAACGGCGCCCGCTGCCATGATCTCCTGCAACGCTACTGGCCGCTGTGGCAGGCCCGACTCGGGCAGCAACAGGCCGCCGCGCTGCGCGAGCTGGCCGCCGCGGCGAACGCCACCGCCGCGCTCGATGCGCTGGCGCCGGAGGACGTCGAGGGCCTGTTGCAGGGGCTGCGGGACTTCGCGCCGCAGGAAGGCATGGTGTGGACGCTGGCGATGGAGGGGCAGGCCATCGACAAGCTGCTCACCCAGGTGCAGGCGCCGCAGGATCCGCCGCCCGACAAGCGGCCCTTCGCGCAAGCTCTGTTCTGCATCGACGTGCGCGCCGAACCCATCCGCCGCCACCTGGAGCGCGTGGGCAATTACCAGACCTTCGGCATCGCCGGCTTCTTCGGCGTGCCGGTGGGCTTCCTCGGCTACGGCAAGGGCAGCGAAAGCCACTACTGCCCGGCGGTGATCACGCCCAAGAACCTGGTGCTGGAGCTGCCCGCCGCGCTGGACCCCCACAACGAGGATTTCGTCAGCACGCTCGGCCACGTGCTGCACGATCTCAAGAAGTCGGTGCTCTCGCCCTATGTCACGGTGGAGGCGGTGGGCATGCTGTTCGGGCTGGACCTGTTCGGCAAAACCCTGGCGCCCCTGGGCTACAGCCGCTGGCGCCGCCGCATCGACACCGAAAAACCGGTGACCCGCCTGCTGGTCGACAAGCTCAGCCGCGAGCAGGCCGACTCCATCATCCGCACCCTGCAGCGGGCGATGATCGTCAAGGCGCTGCACACCGAACTGAAGATCGAGCGCGAGCGGGTGGATTCCGGGATAATCCGCGAGCTGCGCGAGATCGCGCTGCGCCGCCGCGACGGGCCGACGCGGCTGCGCACGACGTTCGGCGTGCCCCAGACGCAGGAGACCGAGTTCATCGACAAGCTGCGCCAGGTCTACGGCGTCGATGCCGACTACACCAATCATCAGCTCGAGCGGCTGGGGCGCATCGGCTACTCGCTCGACGAGCAGGTCAACTACGTGCACACGGCCCTGACCATGATCGGGCTGACCCAGACCTTCTCGCGCTTCGTGCTGGTGGTCGGCCACGGCGGCAAGACCGAGAACAATCCTTACGAGTCAGCTCTGGACTGCGGCGCCTGCGGCGGCGCCAGCGGCATCGTGAACGCCCGGGTGTTCGCGCAGATGGCCAACAAGGCCGCTGTACGCGAGCGGCTGGCGGCCATGGGCATCACCATCCCGGAAGACACCTGGTTCATGCCCGCGCTGCACGTCACCACCACCGACGCCATCGAACTGTTCGACCTCGACCTGCTGCCGCCGCGCCACCTGGTGTACCTGGAACGCCTACGTAACAGCCTGCGAGCAGCCTCGCGCCTGACCGCGGCCGAGCGCATGCCGAAGCTGTTGCCGGAGGCCAAGGCGCTCGAGCCGGCGGAAGCCTTGCGCCTGGCGAACCGCCTGGCGGTGGACTGGGCGCAGGTCCGCCCCGAATGGGGACTGTCGGGGAACGTCTACGGCATCGTCGGCCGCCGCGCGCTCACCGAGAACTCGGATCTGCAGGGCTCCGCCTTCCTGCTGTCCTACGACTGGCGCTGCGATCCCAGGGGCCGCCTGCTGGAGAATCTGTTGACGGGACCGGTGGTGGTGGGCCAGTGGATCAACCTCGAATACTTCTTCTCCACCGTGGACAACTCCCGTCTTGGCAGCGGCAGCAAGGTCTACCACAACGTGTCCGGGCGCTTCGGGGTGATGACCGGCAGCCTGAGCGATCTGCGCACCGGCCTGCCGATGCAGACGGTGATGCGCGAGGGACGCCCTTACCACGAGCCGATGCGCCTGATCGCGCTGATCGAGGCGCCGCTGGACTTCGCCGGCCGCGTGCTGGAGCGCGTGGTCAAGGTCAAAAGCCTGGTGCTCGGCGGCTGGATACGCGCCATCGTCATCGACCCCACCCAGGGCTACAAGCCCTTCGTCTTCAACAACGGCCAGTGGGAGGAGCGGACCCCTCTGATCGCTCCTGCCGAGAAGGAATACTCCGCATGAACGAGATCAAGCTGCATCCGGCCGTCGATCGAGGCAGGTCCTCGCCTTCTGACGCGCTTGCTCCCACGGTTGACTGAAGGCTCGCGCGCGAACGCATCATCTCCCTGCCTGCCAACGCAGATTCGCGCCGCCATTCGGCCCTCACGTCGCTGCTTTCGACTTTGTCGATCGTGTGATCGCAGATATCCATTCTGGCCAACCCATAATCCGGATACCGATTTACTTGACAGCACTTCGCTATATTCAGTACACTATATCGCACTCCACCTCATGGAGT
It includes:
- a CDS encoding DUF2309 domain-containing protein, which gives rise to MVDALNLGRRLRVRSTAYVASELVPFFWPMRNFISRNPLRRLESMPFEQAVRRGAALFHARMFLPRGDYQRWRREGKVRPETLDEEIGRRSQDLPPVPGVDWPRWLHALMQTPHDRDAVVRGVRAKDVHAALRGHPPSAQAVDVAALLPELEQRLHARTLPEAVDALWGTGLADELDDLVIKSYLDFFDEDQSAWRMPGRERGLFSAWSEVTRRNARMVLRRLHVRHILDHVQDAESAVVYVMEEMGIGAEAWPTYFTRVLTRLHGWTGFVRWRASAKHYYWAQQYPADIVDLLAIRLVMGLALLQESARHRGTPMRRDDLGAVVRERGAECVLRYALHSGEVLPDWAQRIDDTLSRGNGARCHDLLQRYWPLWQARLGQQQAAALRELAAAANATAALDALAPEDVEGLLQGLRDFAPQEGMVWTLAMEGQAIDKLLTQVQAPQDPPPDKRPFAQALFCIDVRAEPIRRHLERVGNYQTFGIAGFFGVPVGFLGYGKGSESHYCPAVITPKNLVLELPAALDPHNEDFVSTLGHVLHDLKKSVLSPYVTVEAVGMLFGLDLFGKTLAPLGYSRWRRRIDTEKPVTRLLVDKLSREQADSIIRTLQRAMIVKALHTELKIERERVDSGIIRELREIALRRRDGPTRLRTTFGVPQTQETEFIDKLRQVYGVDADYTNHQLERLGRIGYSLDEQVNYVHTALTMIGLTQTFSRFVLVVGHGGKTENNPYESALDCGACGGASGIVNARVFAQMANKAAVRERLAAMGITIPEDTWFMPALHVTTTDAIELFDLDLLPPRHLVYLERLRNSLRAASRLTAAERMPKLLPEAKALEPAEALRLANRLAVDWAQVRPEWGLSGNVYGIVGRRALTENSDLQGSAFLLSYDWRCDPRGRLLENLLTGPVVVGQWINLEYFFSTVDNSRLGSGSKVYHNVSGRFGVMTGSLSDLRTGLPMQTVMREGRPYHEPMRLIALIEAPLDFAGRVLERVVKVKSLVLGGWIRAIVIDPTQGYKPFVFNNGQWEERTPLIAPAEKEYSA